The Symphalangus syndactylus isolate Jambi chromosome 3, NHGRI_mSymSyn1-v2.1_pri, whole genome shotgun sequence genome has a segment encoding these proteins:
- the FIBCD1 gene encoding fibrinogen C domain-containing protein 1 isoform X2 has translation MVNDRWKTMGGAAQLEDRPRDKPQRPSCGYVLCTVLLALAVLLAVAVTGAVLFLNHTHAPGTAPPPVVSTGAAGANSALVTVERADSSRLSILIDPRCPDLTDSFARLESAQASVLQALTEHQAQPRLVGDQEQELLDTLADQLPRLLARASELQTECMGLRKGHGTLGQGLSALQSEQGHLIQLLSESQGHMAHLVNSVGDILDALQRDRGLGRPRNKADLQRAPARGARPRGCATGSRPRDCLDVLLSGQQDDGVYSVFPTHYPAGFQVYCDMRTDGGGWTVFQRREDGSVNFFRGWDAYRDGFGRLTGEHWLGLKRVHALTTQAAYELHVDLEDFENGTAYARYGSFGVGLFSVDPEEDGYPLTVADYSGTAGDSLLKHSGMRFTTKDRDSDHSENNCAAFYRGAWWYRNCHTSNLNGQYLRGTHASYADGVEWSSWTGWQYSLKFSEMKIRPVREDR, from the exons CGGCCGAGCTGCGGCTACGTGCTGTGCACTGTGCTGCTGGCCCTGGCTGTGCTGCTGGCCGTAGCTGTCACCGGTGCTGTGCTCTTCCTGAACCACACCCATGCGCCGGGCACGGCTCCCCCGCCTGTCGTCAGCACTGGGGCTGCCGGCGCCAACAGCGCCCTCGTCACTGTGGAGAGGGCGGACAGCTCACGCCTCAGCATCCTCATCGACCCGCGCTGCCCCGACCTCACCGACAGCTTCGCACGCCTGGAGAGCGCCCAGGCCTCAGTGCTGCAGGCGCTGACCGAGCACCAGGCCCAGCCACGGCTGGTGGGCGACCAGGAGCAGGAGCTGCTGGACACGCTGGCCGACCAGCTGCCCCGGCTGCTGGCCCGAGCCTCGGAGCTGCAGACGGAGTGCATGGGGCTGCGGAAGGGGCACGGCACGCTGGGCCAGGGCCTCAGCGCCCTGCAGAGTGAGCAGGGCCACCTCATCCAG CTTCTCTCTGAGAGCCAGGGCCACATGGCTCACCTGGTGAACTCCGTCGGTGACATCCTGGACGCCCTGCAGAGGGACCGGGGGCTGGGCCGGCCCCGCAACAAGGCCGACCTTCAGAGAGCGCCTGCCCGGGGAGCCCGGCCCCGGGGCTGTGCCACTG gctcccggcCCCGAGACTGTCTGGACGTCCTCCTAAGCGGACAGCAGGACGATGGCGTCTACTCTGTCTTTCCCACCCACTACCCGGCTGGCTTCCAGGTGTACTGTGACATGCGCACGGATGGTGGCGGCTGGACG GTGTTTCAGCGCCGGGAGGACGGCTCCGTGAACTTCTTCCGGGGCTGGGACGCGTACCGAGACGGCTTCGGCAGGCTCACCGGGGAGCACTGGCTAG GGCTTAAGAGGGTCCACGCCCTGACCACACAGGCTGCCTACGAGCTGCACGTGGACCTGGAGGACTTTGAGAATGGCACGGCCTATGCCCGCTACGGGAGTTTTGGCGTGGGCTTGTTCTCCGTGGACCCTGAGGAAGACGGGTACCCGCTCACCGTGGCTGACTATTCCGGCACTGCAG GCGACTCCCTCCTGAAGCACAGCGGCATGAGGTTCACCACCAAGGACCGTGACAGCGACCACTCAGAGAACAATTGCGCCGCCTTCTACCGCGGCGCCTGGTGGTACCGCAACTGCCACACGTCCAACCTCAATGGGCAGTACCTGCGCGGTACACACGCCTCCTATGCCGACGGTGTGGAGTGGTCCTCCTGGACCGGCTGGCAGTACTCACTCAAGTTCTCCGAGATGAAGATCCGGCCGGTCCGGGAGGACCGCTAG
- the QRFP gene encoding orexigenic neuropeptide QRFP — protein sequence MPPGRGPRAALPSPAPEPSDPPASPPGSSPSHTMVRPYPLVCLLFLLLGTCFPLLHRRQPTDAMGGLGAGERWADLAAGPRPHSVWGSSRWLRASQPQALLVIARGLQTSSREHAGCRFRFRRQDEGSEATGFLRAAGEKASGPLGNLAEELNGYSRKKGGFSFRFGRR from the exons ATGCCTCCTGGACGAGGACCCAGAGCAgctctgcccagcccagccccggaGCCCAGCGATCCACCAGCCAGCCCTCCTGGGAGCAGTCCCAGCCACACG ATGGTGAGGCCTTACCCCCTGGtctgcctcctcttcctgctGCTGGGCACCTGCTTTCCTCTACTGCACAGAAGACAGCCCACAGACGCCATGGGTGGCCTCGGAGCCGGAGAACGCTGGGCCGACCTGGCCGCGGGGCCCCGACCCCATTCCGTGTGGGGTTCCTCTCGGTGGCTGAGAGCTTCACAGCCACAGGCCCTGCTTGTCATAGCCAGGGGGCTGCAGACATCGAGCAGAGAGCATGCTGGCTGCAGATTCCGCTTCAGGAGGCAGGACGAAGGCAGCGAGGCCACCGGCTTCCTCCGTGCTGCGGGGGAGAAGGCCAGCGGCCCGTTAGGGAACCTGGCTGAGGAGCTCAATGGCTACAGCAGGAAGAAAGGCGGCTTCAGCTTCCGCTTCGGTCGGCGGTGA